The stretch of DNA ACCTTGTTGTCTCCTCCGGACACAGCCAGGATGTTTCCCGTAATGGACCAGCTGACATGCCAGACAACGTCGTTGAACTTGTGCAGCAGTTTGGCCGTCCATGTGTTGCCAGCTGGGTCATCACACGTCCATATGAACACACGTCCGTCCTGCAAGGTCATCCATAAGTTAAGAACCACCGGAACAAGTGCAGCTGTAACATGACAATGACTATGTTTACtgtacatgcagtcaatattggggttaaggtcaatattccagtTTCTGAAACATTGGGAATAACCCATTTAAATGCacgacatgaaaaaaacaacaaaaaaaacctccgcACAGACAACGTCTGAAGGCACGGAaaacgtcatgacgcaatgcATTTCCGCTTCTTTTTCccgtttccaaaaacaacaacaccaccGGCATGGCGGATAATGAACGCATTTGTTTGCGTCTTGGTGCTGGTAaagacccaccaccagtacatGACACTGTCTCACTtctttctcactttcttcattaatggaaggcgagaacgtgaagaaataggaaatggagccagAGCTGTGCCATCTACATCCATGCTATATATCCCCAGAGCCCCTCAGACACTTTTGAAGACCCTGCTTTGCATAACTacttgctcaccttctgatagatttcgctactacggtactttctaccgtcaataaaatacataatgttcctgtctttcaccacactaacaagGTGGCTTGTTTtcccctcgctccaaaagtgtggggttttgcgcgtcgtcatgtttacaagtagttcctgccaaaggcacaagattcctttcgaatagaacatgcgcagagcacaaattaatgttccttttgatcgggatatccTATATATATGACCCGATTTacgggttagaaaaggagtaacccaggggtaatattcggatttttaaaaaccttttcaatagagttattggtgtttacatggcggtgctcaaccgggttattgccaatattccggttatgatagggtatttgactgcatgtaaacaaagcCAGTGTCTCTTAGAGTTGGCGCCCTCTGGTGGAATGAGGCTAGATGCAGGCTCATGCTGTATTCATGGAAAGTTGGACATTTCTGAACACCGACTCGGTAAAGTGAATTCCAAGCAGCTTGGTATGCAACATGTGAAGTGCTATGTAACATTTGAGAAATGAGGTGGATGTGGTAGAGCGGTGATATCCAACCTGGGAGCAGCTGGCGATGGTGCTGGTGGGCAGACCAATAGAAGGAGCCCAGCCAACGTCTCTCACCCAATCACTGTGAGCCTCCAGCTTCTGGTCCTCCTTCCACTGGCCATCCTCTTCTCTGTGCAGGAAGTGACATaaatgagtgagtgagtgagactGACGAGGTGTGACATTATAGTGTGGTGAAAGTGTATGGTGCCAAAGTTCCTCTTGCTATTTGGCTTTGTTTCAATTAGCGCACTTCCACATTTACACTTTgaattttgagtgcataagtgcattcCAACTAGAAGTACCgcaaaatgcagtgcatcaTAAATACTGTACCCGAATGTTGCACTCAACCCGCTCCAAATGGTGAGTATGCAGTGATCGACCCTAACCACCCTCAACCATCGCCATCTCGGCTGTGTTAATGGAAGAGGATGGAAAAACtaaagtggttgcaattcacaattaaaaatgaGAGATAAGAAGAAGCggataaatattgtgattgtcaTTTCTGGCAAGTGCACAATGCTCATAATTGATTTTTGGACAGCACTACAGTTAAAATTCACAACCTCAGGAATGTACGCAGTGAAcatagtatactgtacatattgaaGTGTAAGTACAGAAGTCTTCCCATTCTGTTGAATGTGACCTTTCTCTGTTCCAGTCTTAACTTTGTTAACTGATTGAATAACTTACTTCCAGAGTTTGACCAGGTTGTCGCAGCCTCCGGACACAAACCGTTTGACGTAATTTGGTTTCTGTCCTGATGGCTGCTCAATCAGGCTGCCTGGGACCACGGCAGGGGCCCAGCTTACCGCGTTACAGCCAATCTGAGGGGATGTCATACACAAATCAGTAAACACTGGAATGGCCTCAGTCACTGTATTCTGTCCAATCTTCACTGGACTCACCGTGTGTGCATTGTTGATCTTCTTGATGTCCCACTGCTGGTCTCCCGTGAATGTCAGGAGGGAAATGGCGCCGTCGGAGCTGCCACACGCCAGAATCAGACCAAATTCATACGGACCCCAGCAGACTGAGTTGACTGGAAGAAGACAGACGACTAAGGGGGTAtacggcgaaagtggctcaGCAAACCCAGGCTTTGGACTCAAGATGCAAttcgacaaaacctaacatccgcaatcagacttaattggtcccgtgacggtggttatcaacttactctGTGAAGttcggttttcggctttgtgctaagtgtgCGTTCACATGACAGGGGGCGTTtgatgtcatattattctacttctgctgaaaagtgaagcgatcccagccagtgtattttacaaaaaattagTAAGTAATTATTGTTGAGCCTGTAAtgggcaagttaacactgatttattaactataccctactagtcttttcatttatcaatgcccaacattgcacaactttgacattttaacacttatccatttaaaaaacaaatacattggagcaaaaaaaaatttttttttttttttaatcattgcagtGTGTCTTTTTGTTGTATCTccttgtgaccactagatggcagtgcaGATGTGAGTACTCACACAAGGACTGCGGTGACGTTTATGTCTGCTAATGTTGGCCTAATTATTAAaaggatagttcagatttttttacatgaagttgtatgacatccccatcagcaggggtctatttcaacagtgacttatcccCCCATTTGGTCGTGCGAGTCAAGTTCTGGTTGATTTTTACGTGACGAGGAATgcagttctgcttagttgctgggtcatttaagtagagtttggcttctcaaaacaatatgttgtttaaaagagtaacacatttgcatcataaaaacgcctcctcaaaaaaaactCAGACCTTacctggtcgggaccaggttatgagtttagcctaagttaccatggtgatagagctgctttaaaagagagctacataAGCAAGCCCGGCTTTCAACTCAACACCGCTCGTTAACCATCTAAACTCGCTTCGCGGTATACCCCCTTGGTCTCAAACAAGGAGACGCAAAGCTCACAGGGGCACTAGCTAAGAGTACCCACCTGACGACTCATGTCCCATGTATTCATACATCTTGTCCCAGGCGCCGTTCTCCTCCTTCCAGACGATGACTTTGCGATCATAGGAACAAGAAGCCAGTATGTTGCCAAACATGGGGTGTGCCCATGCCACCTGCCACACAGGACCCTCGTGACTACAAGAGGAACACAACCTGATTGTTAGTCGAAGTGGGATTACATCCTCAAACTTTGGCTGGTGAGAGACTCTCACCCCCGGAGGTCAGCTACGAGTATCTGGCCCCCATTCCTGACATCAAAGATCTTGAGGGTTCGGTCAGAGGAGCAGGTGGCCAGTCGAGTGCCGTAGTAGTCCATTTGAGCGTCATGCTGCAACACATCAACACACAGACAGTGATTCAATTAATTAAGCGATGTCATGGCATCATTCTTTCTTTGTCTAttagtttgtttgttgttcttgcaataatacatattttGGAAATTATAACTTTCATAAAACCTAGTAATAATTAAATAAGACTCTTCTCATGTTATGTAAAGAGTGCACTAAAACGCTGCCAAATGTAGTGTTTAgtggacaaaaaacatttccttACGATCATGTCCTCATGTGACGTGTCCACTGTGTTGATAACAGAAACCTGTAAATGACAAACTTTCATTGTGATATAGCAGAAATAACAATTTTACGTTCTGGTGCTGGTCCAAAACCACTTATACATTATGCTAATATGTTAGCTATGTCAGCGCCAAGGCTGAAAAAGACACAAAGACAAACATAGAAGTCCATATgggatttaaaataaatattggcTCACTCACCATGACTGCACACTGTCCGCACACCctccaaattatatttttcgagATTAAATTGAGAGAAATTAGAGGGTTCTCTCGCAATCCCGACGTGGCAACAGCCAGAGAAGCCGCTTCCGCCTGGAGCTTCAATGAGAGCCCTCCGCCGGAAACAATGACCAGACGAATATTCGTTCTGCCTGCTATTACTTCCATACACCAAGGAGGTTATTTAATCACAGTATATGCGTGGACTATGAAACATATAACATTTACATATTGTTTTAGGGAATACTGTCAAATCCCCATCGCTCTGTTAATCTCAATCTCATCATACACACCGTCATCTAGTAAATGAACATACATTGGATCGCTGGCGCATGCCACCGGCCACATGGGGGCAGTATGAGACATGTACATCCACAAAAGGGTGTTTTATTACTTAAACAAATTGAGCCTGATGGTGATGGATCTCAGGGGAAGGCTTGTTAATAAAACGTTAGTAAAGTTAGCTAATAAAAACTCAGTAAAATTACACATGGTCTGTTTTGATTGGTTTTGGTAACTGTGATTACTGAAGTCTAAGAAAAATCTCTgaggtaaataaaatataaataaaaaataaataaattatatgagGTTTGTAAAGACACAATATtaagaaaaccaaaatatactgtatttcatgagATGATTATAAGAGAAGTAAAAAGTGGAAGAGCAGATTCGGGAGCAAATAAATATTCCACTTTTCACCCGAGTGGGTGGATGAATCTAAAACTTTTGTTAGGTTGTCATGAAGATCAGTCCGGAAGTGACGTGTTCTCCTCCACCATCATCTCGTTTTCCAGGTCATTGCTGGGCAATGGAAAATAAAGCAACATATTCATTTAGGAATGACAAATATATAACTATATAATTACCTTTTACAGCTCTCCTGTCGCTCAATGATGTCACCAAACCCTCAACGCACCTCTCTTACAGTGGGACTATAAAGTAAACATTAAAAGGCTGAAACCTATTAGAGTGAGTATCTAATGAATTGTTTGCTGTGTGTAATCTTCAATAAAGGAAACCGTCATAATTTCATTTTCCAATCAGTATTTGTTTAAAGCTAATCTACATTCATTGGAtagtgctttttttctttctttgttttctgttttaatttagCACGAAGCAAAAGTGCTTGCCCAGTGGTTAGAATGTCAAGAGATtaagggtttgaatctccgttaggGCATCTCAATGTCGAGTGTGCATATTCTCCCCATGAGTGGGCTTTCGCAAGTTGCTCAAgtatcctcccacattccaaaaatatgcatgttaggttaattggaaacttgaaattgtccataaatgtgagtgtgaatggttgtttgtctatatgtgccctgcgattggttggtgaacagtccagggtgtaccccgactctcgtctcgactccagctcacctgaCCCGAATGAGGAAATGTGGTAtataaaatgaatggatggagcaAAAACATGTTCTTAATTAACGTTTGACATGTCAACAAGTCCCTCCTGACTGAATGACGCCAatatcagttttatttttgtgttgcatgttgtgaaataaaaaaacatgttatcaATTAATGTTTCACATGTCAACTAATCCCgcctgacttttttttgtcacaggAAGTGACCACAACTTTTCCTAACCCAACTCCACActgttgaacacacacacattcacacacacacacacacacacacacacacacgcacactcccTCTTCAGATATCTGATTCTCCTCTGCTGTCGCactcatgcacacgcacacagtgagGGAGGTAGATATCTCCGTGATTCCACTGTTGAATTTTTAAAGCTGTTGTGGAACTTTGTTGTCCAGCCGGGTCGCTGTGATGGTGGGCGGGGGGTGGTGGGAGTTGTGTTACATGCAacgacagacaaacaaacaaccacacacagcaGCTTGAGTGCAGTGGTGGTGTATCCCGAGGCTGGACGGATTTTTCAAGGGGTGTCAGGTAGGTTGATGAATGCATGATAATACCTGGAAAGTTAACTTGCACATATTGTGTATTGTatgctgtttttgttcatatggAGTGTCTGTTCTGCCGCTTGCTATTGCTCTATTTCATTCTTTGCAACGTTGAACTAACAATCATCAACTGCACATGAGCGACTTTTGACCTTTGTGTTAGCGACCTTTTAAGTCTTGTGCGCCTGCTGAGACTTTTTGGCATACAATAATTGATAAGATATCGATGTCGTAATCGCACACTAAAATTCAAGAAGCTGGATGAAATAATTGGGCACATAAAACTGCATCATTTGAATTTCCACAGGATTTGTGATATTTTATTTAGGGACAGGGACAAAATGTGatggaaaataaagaaaatcctTCAGATTCTTCAAATTTGTAACTAACTCATAACCAACAAACGATGCATGGAGCAGGTAAAAATATACACTGCCTGGCCAAAAAAGGTCACACACTCTAATATTTCGTTGGACCGACTGTCGCTGTGGCATCGTTTCCACAAGCTTCTGCAATGTCACAACATTTATTTCTGTACAGAGTTGCATTAATTTTTCGCCAAGATCTTGTATGGATGACAGAAGAATCTGACCACTGCTTTAAGGTTCCCCACTGTCCTTCCACTTGTTAATAATGCATTGGACAGTTCTTAAACCATGTGTGTAATGGATAATATATGTATGATAAGAAATGTTGAAATGGTCCATAATGTGAGTGTAGATCGCAAACTCAATAGGCACCAACACTGAGCCTATTGGGGAACTTTACAACTTATTTTACTGATCACATAATTACCACATGAACAGCGCAATATTAGTTACTAGTAACTGTTCTTATCTGATTGTCTATGAGgcgcctggagcctcaaagtgGCTGTAAAAAGCGTGCAGAGCCGCTGTTTCCCTGGAGGAGTtgagaaaaagtgtgaaaaagtgacaaagTCCCACCGACGTCTACTCAGACTCATTCTGTCCGGATGCTGTCCCCATAGCAACATGAGCCTCAAAATCCAAAGAGACAAGGAAGTCCTGCGGCGGCGAGGCAGCACACCAATTCGCCCTACTCACCTCGTACAGATGCCTCTGTGCATCCGCGAGCCCCGCATCCCCACCGGCGGTGGTCAACTCCACCCAGATGAGCAACGCCCCCAGCGCAGGCATCCTCCTCTGGGACAGTCCGCATCCTACCACCCTGGAGACAAGTCCCTCCACTACCGAGCACAATGGAGCTCAGACTCGGACGACGACTCGCAGAGCGATTCAGATTGTGTTTACAGGGTGATGTTGCTAGGTGACCAAGGAGTGGGGAAGAGCAGTCTTGCCGGAATCTTTGCGGGTGTCACAGAGAAAGAGGAACAAACTGGAGGTGAGATGTTTTCGAGTCCTTTATTGTCTACACTGCTCAGAGCCGGCTGACCCATTAGGCAATTTAAGTGGATGCAAAGGGCGCTATAGCCTCCAGGGGGCGCCagaaaattggggaaaaatttTCCTTTAATATAATGACATTAAAACTAGTAATTACTATGAATTGTTAAAATGGAAAAGCTCACATTGATTGAAATGTAAAGCAAAGCTCAATTAATATTAGTACAAATGATAACAAATTGGTCtcattatttttgtacatataGTTTTGCATATAGTTGTCCGTATTTTATAGagatttttgtatgatttgtattggttattgttattattatggttatttAGCTTTTGTATATAGTTCTCGCATAATGTAAATGTAGCTTATACAGAGAGTTATAGTGTGCAAactgtgtggttatttaaaTTTCTTGATGTTGACTGTTTGATTTAtaattttttactattattacttattcatgtatttttaatttattggtaacaATATTAAATGatatttcaaattttttggtatttatttgtaaGTCGTTAACAGACAACggtaaaaacaatggcattttatttcttttgcaaGCTATGTAAATCCCCAATGAAGGAGGGCCCCATATAAAATGTCGCTTAGGGCACCACTTTGCATAGGCTGGACAGACACACTAAGGACATCTCTTCAGTGaagctaacgtgcatgtttatGTAAACATCAAAGATAATTGAGAGTCTTCAATTCAACTAAAGTCCATGTTCGTTTAAATATCGGAGGTGATTTCAGGTCACAAATGAATATAACGTACATGTTGTCATAAACCCTGGCGACAAATTTACCATCTTCAATGAACTTCACGTACCTGTATTTATAAGAGTGATAATGTGGCCTATAACAAACTTAgcataatgtatatattttgtaaacaatGAAGACCACATGTTTATAGACTGTGGGAGGGAGCTACAAAGAGCTCACATCAGCTAAGGAAGAATGTACGTATTTCACGCAGCAGTCCTAAACCTTCTGGGATGCTAACTAACTAGCTATCCTGCTAACCAACAAATCTCTGTGCTGCTATCTAATCGTGTCTTAAAAACATTGGGTCGACTTTGGAGCGCTTGAACCAAGTGCCAGATGGGTGACGATTTCAATCACGTTTAATCGAAGTGGACTTGTCTGGTTGCGATTGACTTTGTAGGGATGTCACAACCTTGAATGACCTCATTGATGGGCTTCCATGCTGATTGGCCCGAGGCTTTAATTGACATGTGTACTGACCTGGCTACTGTCTGATGTGATGCGTGCTGGCAAAGTGTGtcgcttgttgtgttgtttttaaccGTCACTATTCCTCTTCTCCTTGTTGGGGTTATGTTAATTTATTTTCCTAATCTCCTAACGTGTCTTTCAAAAAAAAGTAGGAAGTGACGTGAGTATCATTTCGCACTCGTGTGAACAAGTCAATAAACAAAAGTTTAACACGTCTGACATATCTCCCACGGCTATTCAATAATAAGCAATGACATCATCTctgtgtgtcaacatttttaagtGATACAGTAATATGGCTGACCACCAACACTGCAGCAACTAGTGCATgcgaaagaaaaacacagcaagAAACAGAATATGATTAAAATTCAACAAAAGTTATAGTTGATACTGTTCCACGCTGGTCCTTTAACTATCACCAATattaaagatgtttttgttatgttttccaGAGGACGCCTACCAGCGAACACTGACAGTAGACGGCAAGGAAACCACGCTCATCGTCATGGATACATGGGGCAGCGACAAGCTGGTATATTTTGAGGAATTTTCTGTCTTGTGTGCAGCAAAAAGTCAATAGCTACACCTGCACTGATCAATAGCTACACCGGCACTGATCTAATAGAACATATCAGTTGACATTCCATTCTTGTTTGGGATGGGTGATGGCCTGAGGCTTGGTCCTCAGACACTGTCGCCCCAGTAAGGTATGAAGAACAGTAGGGGCCTTGAAACTGGCCGCTGGCAGTCAATTGTCAAAGAAATTATCTCCTTTTGTTGTAATTTCTTGCCTCTCTCTTCTCTTTCTAAGTTAGAATCaaatttttccacaaaaaatgttattaaattgTGTGTAAATGTTCTTAATGTCACTCGCATGATAGTCCACTCTCGTGCTCATGCTAGGAGGAAGATGGCCGTGCTGGTCAGGACGACTGCTTGAAGGTGGGGAGTGCTTATGTCATCGTCTACTCCATCACTGACCGCTCCAGCTTTGACGCCGCTGCTGAGCTCCGCATCACGCTGCGACGCATCCGCCAGGCCGAGAACCTTCCCATAATCCTCGTGGGCAACAAGAGTGACCTGGTGCGCTCCAGGGAGGTGGCGGTTGAAGGTGAGGAAGAGCAACGTAATTTTGTCGCTTTCTGATGTCCCTTGTCCACAGCACAgtaactattattatttgtgAGCCTTGTCAATACAACCGTAGCTCTTCTGTATTATGCTCCATAGTCTCCTCTTTGCTGCAGGTTTCTATTTTCTCACTGCCCTCCTTACTGTGTAAATACAGGAGACTCTTGTTCGCTGCCTTTGTTGTTGCTTGTTAGCATGTCGAAAAGCATTACAAAAagcatcataaaatggcaaaatttTTCCCCAGAGGGTCGAGCATGTGCGGTGGTCTTTGATTGTAAGTTCATTGAGACGTCTGCATCGCTGCAACACAACGTGACTGAGCTCTTCGAGGGAGTGGTGCGCCAAATCCGCCTGCGTCGCAACGGTGTAGACGCCTCTCAGCGCAGATGCTCCATATCCAAACACAAGGAGAGCATCACCCAGAAGGCTCGGCGCTTCCTGGACCGCCTAGTGGCCCGCAACAATCAGCGCATGGCCCTAAAAGTGCGCTCCAAGAGCTGCCACAATCTGGCCGTCCTCTGAGGAAATCAACGTCCGGAATCAAAGCAGGACGCTTCCCATGACCGGCAAGAAAGAATCAGGTGACTTACTGCTGCTTGTGAGAGCAGGAGAAAAACTGACAAGGATCATCACCGGCCCAAAGTGAAGAGGTTGTCAACAAGTGGATGTAACTTTCTGTTTGTTTGCAGCAAAACTCCAAAAACAGCTCCACAAATCTTTGTGGCGGGCTGTGGCAGGAACAGACCATTATATtaagaaaagttttttttttaaattgccatGTCTTCATCTCCTACAGTTATTTGGTAGTTGATGCACATTACTGCCAATCGCAGGACTGTGGAAGAACATTTACTACCACATTTTGATATAGTTTGTTTTCTTACTTTTATTAATAGCTAAACAAGTTTTAAATAGTTGTTTTTCATGCTTGCCTATTCCTTTTCCTCTCTTTTGTCCAGTATGAAAGGTAGTTTACATGACAAACAGAACAATGTCCTTaattgacatgacatgacatggaTGCTCGGTAAACAAACTGGTTGGCCTTGCCTAAGAACTATATGCCTTGGTTTTGTTCAGTTTTCATGTAAACATCCCactgaataaagttttaatgtacagtcgtcccatATCGCTCCCCCActacattgcatttttttttttaaataaaaaaaatacttaataaaTGATCGTTGCTTCgtgttgactatggcctattattagtcaaaaaatattgaaagacaagttatatgtcgtATTCTTGTCATGGCTATCAATGTTACACAACCCGTATTTCAGCAATACAAAAATCTGACACTGAGCGTGTGTGCTCTGTTAGGAGAGTCTGTGCGAACatccttaaaaatgcaattttttcatatgatattgggtgtatttttgtttgtatacatgtttgttaggtagattacttcttcatcTTCAGTGTCGTATCGTATTCACATCGAGTGGACCACATCAAGTTAAAAGAGTGCCTGGAAAGTTAAgtacaactttaagcctttcaaataCATAGATCAGAGCTTCAgcacaagataaaaggtatttAGGATATTAATTGACTTCTtcatctatctgcagatgaaattttgtCTGATTctgcaaaatatgttttttgtttttagcgtctttgtctttcttcctcgctttcttaagtttacaataagCAAATTGGAGTGTTAGCTCAGTAACTTGCTACGCTAACGGCAGCCATTTTTTGCCCCGCTTTGATCCCGTAACCTGCACAATGTGACGgaaacaaccaataataataagtacAGGGTGCTAATTCATGTGTACAGGGCTTAAAAcccacatttagaaagtcataaacacattttctatgctatTTTCTATGCTATTTCTATgctattctgtttattaatgtaagctattttttgtgATGCCCTTATTTTGTCCCCCCCTAGGATGTGccgttattttgaaggccagaaggtTTGTAATATGTTGAGGTGACTTGATAGAAGACAGTGGAGAGACCAGCGGGctaagaataaacgtgcctcctgCAGCTTGGCTCCTGTCCTTTTGTTCACTCTGCACTCCCACAATATTGGTGGAAATCCTCACCTGCTCGGTTACATTggtggcagtggtgggatttaTCAAGTGCGGAAGCCAAGCTGTTCCTGTAACGGTAAAGTGGGAAGTTCAGACAACTGAAGTTTGCCACCCTGCTAACTTGCGATTAGCTTAGCTGCTGAAGTGCCGTTAGGACGTGCACGGAGCTCCACGTGTTTGAAGCTTTTCGACAGAGACATTTCCTGGACAACTCTACAGTTAACCTTGCTGCTCAACATTGTGCCCCGGATGAAAGCCTGGACGTCTATGTGGCTGATATAGGGAAGCTCGTGGATGAGGCCTTCCCTAACTGGGGAAGCAGCCCAAAAGGGAGAAAAGATTCTTAGTTGGAACTTGACCCCTGCCTCAAATCGAAATGTCAGGAGCAGTGAGCTTCTGATTTGGCTGAAGCCTTAATCGTTGCAGGCCGCTGTGACATAGCTTGAGAGACTTTAAGAAGTGACTACACCTGCCCCCCTGTAAGCGTACCTGCAGGTAGGGTTGCCACCACACAGGTGAACGCCATCTCAGAGGAGTCTCTCTGGCT from Dunckerocampus dactyliophorus isolate RoL2022-P2 chromosome 8, RoL_Ddac_1.1, whole genome shotgun sequence encodes:
- the sec13 gene encoding protein SEC13 homolog gives rise to the protein MVSVINTVDTSHEDMIHDAQMDYYGTRLATCSSDRTLKIFDVRNGGQILVADLRGHEGPVWQVAWAHPMFGNILASCSYDRKVIVWKEENGAWDKMYEYMGHESSVNSVCWGPYEFGLILACGSSDGAISLLTFTGDQQWDIKKINNAHTIGCNAVSWAPAVVPGSLIEQPSGQKPNYVKRFVSGGCDNLVKLWKEEDGQWKEDQKLEAHSDWVRDVGWAPSIGLPTSTIASCSQDGRVFIWTCDDPAGNTWTAKLLHKFNDVVWHVSWSITGNILAVSGGDNKVTLWKESMDGQWACISDVSKGQGAVSTITDTQQIEQ
- the rem1 gene encoding GTP-binding protein REM 1, which codes for MSLKIQRDKEVLRRRGSTPIRPTHLVQMPLCIREPRIPTGGGQLHPDEQRPQRRHPPLGQSASYHPGDKSLHYRAQWSSDSDDDSQSDSDCVYRVMLLGDQGVGKSSLAGIFAGVTEKEEQTGEDAYQRTLTVDGKETTLIVMDTWGSDKLEEDGRAGQDDCLKVGSAYVIVYSITDRSSFDAAAELRITLRRIRQAENLPIILVGNKSDLVRSREVAVEEGRACAVVFDCKFIETSASLQHNVTELFEGVVRQIRLRRNGVDASQRRCSISKHKESITQKARRFLDRLVARNNQRMALKVRSKSCHNLAVL